The sequence GGTCTGGCCCCGCATATACCCGCAATTTGGTAAATAACGCCCGTCCCAACCGGTTCTTCGGCAACATCCCCTTGACCGCCTCCTCAATAATCCGCTCCGGCAAGCGGGCGTTTAACTGGGCAAAGGTTTCGACTTTCATCCCTCCCGGTCGTCCCGAGTGCCGCCGGTACAGTTTCTGGGTGCGTTTTTTACCCGTTACTTCCACGTCCTTGGCGTTGACCACAATCACATAATCCCCTGTGTCCAAGTAGGGCGTGTAGATAGGTTTGTCTTTACCTCGCAAAATCCGCGCCACCTTGCTCGCCAGCCGTCCGAGCCGTTGTCCTTTGGCATCAATCACGTACCACTTAGGCTGGAGCGCTGCCGCCGAAGGAACGTAGGTGGTGTTCATGAACGGTTCCAAAAACGTCATAATCTTTAACTATACATCATGGGGCGACCTCCAGACAAGGGCCATAAAAAAACACCCCGCAGGGTGATGGCGCGAGTGTTAGGAGCGCAGAACGTTGGCAACTATTGCACGTCGTAGGGGTTTTGCCCAGTGAACTTGAGTCGGGCCGGTTCGGGGTTTTGGCCGATGCGCCGGTCGAGTTTGCCCACATAGGGACGGCCCGGATTGACCTTTTCGGGATAGACCCCGTCGGCGGGATGGAGATATTGAATTTCCCCGTTGGGGTAAATCCGGTAGATTTTGTAGTCAATTTTGAATTTGCTGCGCAGTTGGGCGCCCAGGGCCAGGCATTGTTCCTTGCGGGCCAGATACAGCAGGTTCGGCCCTTCGCGCATGATGGCGGCGCCGCCAGTGGGCATTTCAAACACTTGCTCTTTGGGGCTGCTCCAGGTGATGGCGTACTTTTCCTCCACTTCGGCTTTGCGGAGCAACCCGCCCGTACTGCCGCCAAAAATCGGGGCCGGCGTATTCAAATCCAGGGTCATAGGCACTTCCACCATGAAGAACTCGATGGCATCGTACCACTCCCACAGCGACGACAGGCGAGCTTGTGAAAAAGCTTTACACTCGCTGGCAGGTCAACCGCTCGGCCACCACGTCCACCCGCACCGTGTCGCCTTCCTGGAAGGTGCCCTTGAGTAATTCGCGGGCCAACAGGGTTTCCAGATGGCGTTGGATCGCGCGTTTCAAGGGTCGTGCGCCATAGACTGGGTCGTAGCCCACCTCCGCCAAGAAATCCACCGCCGCATCGGTCAACTCCAGCTTGACCTTTTGTTCGGCTAAGCGCTGGCGCAGGCGTTCCAGTTGCAGGTGCACAATCTGGCGCAGTTGCTCGCGGGTCAAGCTCTTGAAGATGATGATTTCGTCAATGCGGTTGAGAAATTCGGGGCGGAAGTGGCTGCGCATGACCTCGAGCACCCGCTGGCGCAATTCCTCGTCCTTATCGGGTTGGCCCGCCAAATCCAGGATGTATTGCGACCCCAGGTTGCTGGTCATGATGATGATGGTATTTTTGAAGTCCACCGTGTGGCCCTGGGAATCCGTCAAGCGCCCGTCATCCAGAATTTGCAGCATGATGTTGAACACGTCCTCGTGGGCCTTTTCAATTTCGTCAAACAGCACCACCGCATAGGGCCGGCGACGGATGGCTTCCGTGAGTTGCCCCCCTTCTTCGTAACCGACGTATCCCGGCGGCGCCCCAATGAGCCGAGCCACGGTGTGCCGTTCCATGTACTCGGACATGTCAATGCGCACCAGGGCCTTTTCCGTGTCAAACAGGTATTCCGCCAGGGCTTTGGCCAGTTCCGTTTTCCCCACCCCCGTCGGACCCAGAAAGATGAAACTGGCAATGGGGCGGTTGGGGTCGGATAAACCAGCGCGGGAGCGTTGAATAGCCTCGGCAACGGCTTTCACCGCTTCGTCTTGGCCGATCACCCGCCGGTGCAGTTCTTCCTCCAGGTGCAACAGCCGTTCCTTTTCCGACGCCATCAACTTGGTCACCGGAATTCCCGTCCACTTGGCGATGATTTCGGCAATGTCGGCTTCGGTCACTTCTTCCCGCAACAATGTCGTTCCCGACCGTTGCAATTCCTTCAATTTGGCTTCGGTGGCCTGGAGTTGTTTTTCCAGTTCCGCCCGCTTGCCGTATTTGAGTGTGGCCGCCCGGTTCAGGTCGTACTCCCGCTCCGCCTGTTGAATTTCCACATCCACCTGGGCAATCGCTTCTTTAATCGCCTTGCGTTGCTCCAGGATTTCTTTTTCTGCTTGCCACTGGGCGTTGAGTTGCTGCTGTTTTTCTTTAAGTTCCGCCAGTTCCCGCTCTAGTTTGCTCAGGCGTTCTTTGGAAGCAGCGTCCTCTTCTTTTTGCAGCGACAACCGCTCCATTTCCAGTTGCAGAATCTTGCGGTCAATTTCATCCAGTTCTTCCGGCTTGGATGTGGTTTCCATCTTGAGTTTGGCCGCCGCTTCGTCCACCAGGTCAATGGCTTTATCGGGTAAGAAGCGGTCGCTGATGTAACGGTTGGACAACACCGCCGCCGCAATCAACGCCGAGTCGGAAATTTTCACGTTGTGGTGGGTTTCGTAACGGTCTTTTAACCCCCGCAGGATGGAAATCGTATCTTCCACGCTCGGCTCGGCCACAAACACTTGCTGGAAGCGACGTTCCAAAGCAGCATCTTTCTCGATGTACTTGCGGTACTCATCCAGGGTGGTCGCGCCGATACACCGCAGTTCTCCCCGCGCCAGCATCGGTTTGAGCAGGTTGCCGGCGTCCATCGCCCCTTCGGTTGCTCCGGCTCCCACGACCGTATGAATCTCATCAATAAACAGAATGATTTGCCCGTCGGAACTGGTGACTTCCTTCAGCACTGCTTTCAGGCGGTCTTCAAATTCACCCCGGTATTTGGCCCCCGCAATCAGCGCCCCCATGTCCAAACTAATCAAGCGCCGGTTTTGCAGGGATTCGGGCACATCACCCCGTACGATCCGTTGAGCCAGTCCTTCCACAATCGCCGTTTTCCCTACCCCTGGCTCCCCAATCAAAACGGGGTTATTTTTGGTGCGCCGCGACAGGATTTGGATCATCCGGCGGATTTCCTCATCCCGGCCAATCACGGGGTCGAGTTTTCCTTCAGCAGCCTGGCGGGTCATATCCCGACCATATTTTTCGAGTGCTTCGTAGGTGGCTTCTGGATTGCGACTTT is a genomic window of Gloeomargarita sp. SKYB120 containing:
- the rplM gene encoding 50S ribosomal protein L13, encoding MNTTYVPSAAALQPKWYVIDAKGQRLGRLASKVARILRGKDKPIYTPYLDTGDYVIVVNAKDVEVTGKKRTQKLYRRHSGRPGGMKVETFAQLNARLPERIIEEAVKGMLPKNRLGRALFTKLRVYAGPDHPHHAQQPQEIRLEEA
- a CDS encoding photosystem I reaction center subunit II produces the protein MVEVPMTLDLNTPAPIFGGSTGGLLRKAEVEEKYAITWSSPKEQVFEMPTGGAAIMREGPNLLYLARKEQCLALGAQLRSKFKIDYKIYRIYPNGEIQYLHPADGVYPEKVNPGRPYVGKLDRRIGQNPEPARLKFTGQNPYDVQ
- the clpB gene encoding ATP-dependent chaperone ClpB, with amino-acid sequence MQPNDPNKFTESAWNAIVQSVEIAKQNQNQQLESEHLLLALLNAEGLANSIFQRLNINPQQVREKVEAFVRRNPKVTGGDGQLYIGNSLDKLLDRAEQYRQQFKDDFIAVEHLLLAYTQDERIGKNLLREFGISGDQKLKEVIQKIRGSQTVKSRNPEATYEALEKYGRDMTRQAAEGKLDPVIGRDEEIRRMIQILSRRTKNNPVLIGEPGVGKTAIVEGLAQRIVRGDVPESLQNRRLISLDMGALIAGAKYRGEFEDRLKAVLKEVTSSDGQIILFIDEIHTVVGAGATEGAMDAGNLLKPMLARGELRCIGATTLDEYRKYIEKDAALERRFQQVFVAEPSVEDTISILRGLKDRYETHHNVKISDSALIAAAVLSNRYISDRFLPDKAIDLVDEAAAKLKMETTSKPEELDEIDRKILQLEMERLSLQKEEDAASKERLSKLERELAELKEKQQQLNAQWQAEKEILEQRKAIKEAIAQVDVEIQQAEREYDLNRAATLKYGKRAELEKQLQATEAKLKELQRSGTTLLREEVTEADIAEIIAKWTGIPVTKLMASEKERLLHLEEELHRRVIGQDEAVKAVAEAIQRSRAGLSDPNRPIASFIFLGPTGVGKTELAKALAEYLFDTEKALVRIDMSEYMERHTVARLIGAPPGYVGYEEGGQLTEAIRRRPYAVVLFDEIEKAHEDVFNIMLQILDDGRLTDSQGHTVDFKNTIIIMTSNLGSQYILDLAGQPDKDEELRQRVLEVMRSHFRPEFLNRIDEIIIFKSLTREQLRQIVHLQLERLRQRLAEQKVKLELTDAAVDFLAEVGYDPVYGARPLKRAIQRHLETLLARELLKGTFQEGDTVRVDVVAERLTCQRV